The DNA region TGGCCACTCGTCTGAACTTGGCGTCCGTTTGAATATCCCTCCCGATGGTGTAGGAGCCCCGGTAACCAATGGTAATAAAGCCATGCTTCTGGAACGGGGAGGGAAGGCTCGGTGTCGGGCTGCTCACGGTCGTCGCCGTGATACTGCTACTACTCAGAGCGCACGCAAGCGAAGCCTCTTCCGGGTCCCCACGGGCGCCCAGCTCGTCCCCGAGAGAGACGTCTTTACTCCCTGTCGGTCTGAGACGCTGTGAGAGCTCATGCAGCTGGAAGAACTCCGCCTCCTTCTGTAACCGACCTCTCTCTTTAAAGAAGTCCGGTAAAACGATGTCCCTTTCCCGCAGATAATCCAGAATATACCTGAACAGAAATCCATCCCGGTCAAAGAAGTATCGTCCTTTGCGATCTTTCGGTAGTTCTGTAGGGCTCTTCTGTCTGAACACAGTCCACAGGAGAGAGTTTGGGACGGAGACTAAAGTTGCATGTCGAGTTACATAGACTTGTCCACCGACGTTTAATTCTATTATATCAGAAAAGGACGACTGTTGGTTCTCGCTGTGCGCCATGTCTCTCCTGCGCGCCTGGCTGGGTAGAACTTCAACCAACTTGGAGAATCCAGGAAACGAACCAAAAAATAACAACAGTACAAATGTAACGGGTTTTGTTTATATGGCTGGAGTtgtgtgggaggagagaggaggaggagaaaggaggagaaggagagaggaggaggaggaggaggagacggaCTGGGGACGCAGCAGAATATTGCTGAAAAGTTAACTCTTCACGGACAGAGGTTTTGACTTCTCTTTATTAGAAGTAAAGCTATGAATCCACTCAAGACTAGAGGtgtaaagtaattaagtaaaaaatacttgaaagtactacttaagtcgtttttttacggtatctgtaatttactatttatatttttgactacttttacttttacttcactatattcctaaagaaaataatgtact from Salmo trutta unplaced genomic scaffold, fSalTru1.1, whole genome shotgun sequence includes:
- the LOC115183907 gene encoding BTB/POZ domain-containing protein KCTD12, with product MAHSENQQSSFSDIIELNVGGQVYVTRHATLVSVPNSLLWTVFRQKSPTELPKDRKGRYFFDRDGFLFRYILDYLRERDIVLPDFFKERGRLQKEAEFFQLHELSQRLRPTGSKDVSLGDELGARGDPEEASLACALSSSSITATTVSSPTPSLPSPFQKHGFITIGYRGSYTIGRDIQTDAKFRRVARITVCGKTSLAKEVFGETLNESRDPDKPPERYTSRYYLKYNFLEQAFDRLAEVGFHMVACSSTGTCAYASSDPNEDKIWTSYTEYVFSRD